A stretch of the Clostridium fungisolvens genome encodes the following:
- a CDS encoding phospho-sugar mutase, which produces MTYSEKYEQWIQSPTINEDIKNELRRITDEKEIEDRFYKELDFGTGGLRGVIGAGTNRMNIYTVGKATQGLADYINEAYTEGKSAAIAYDSRNMSREFAKAAALTLCANNIKVYLFEDLRPTPMLSYTVRKLNCKSGIVITASHNPKQYNGYKVYGDDGGQVTDEPAKKIIGYVNAISDYADIKTLSEEEALEKGLLEYIGEDIDKTYIDAVKALTIRKELVNSNAKDLKIIYTPIHGSGNIPVRRVLNELGYENLHVVKEQEKPDGNFPTASYPNPEEPAVFKLALELAKEVQPDIIFGTDPDCDRIGVVVKDNEGEYKVLTGNQTGMLLTHYVLDALKDTNSLPSNGAVIKTIVTTEAVRKMAAHYNVTLIDVLTGFKYIGEKIREFEETGSHKYLFGFEESYGYLAGEFVRDKDAVIASMLIAEMTLYYKSKGKTLYDGLIEIYNEYGFYKENLVSLELKGKEGQEKIASCIDNMRNNPVSNVNGVKIVKRFDYKKSEEVDVVSNSVNSIDLPKSNVLKYILEDDSWFVVRPSGTEPKMKVYLSIVGSSLVDAENKIKKYTEEVMKIINEKLS; this is translated from the coding sequence ATGACATACAGTGAAAAATACGAACAATGGATACAATCACCTACTATTAATGAAGATATAAAGAATGAATTAAGAAGAATAACTGATGAGAAAGAAATTGAAGATAGATTTTATAAAGAATTAGATTTTGGTACAGGTGGGCTAAGAGGCGTTATTGGTGCAGGAACTAACAGGATGAATATATATACTGTTGGAAAGGCTACTCAAGGGCTTGCTGATTATATAAATGAAGCATATACAGAAGGTAAATCAGCTGCTATTGCATATGACTCAAGAAATATGTCAAGAGAATTTGCTAAAGCTGCAGCTTTAACTTTGTGTGCAAATAACATAAAAGTATATCTATTTGAAGATTTAAGACCAACACCAATGCTATCATATACAGTTAGAAAATTAAACTGTAAATCTGGTATTGTAATAACAGCGTCTCATAATCCTAAGCAATATAATGGATATAAGGTATATGGCGATGATGGTGGACAAGTTACAGATGAACCAGCAAAGAAGATAATAGGATACGTAAATGCTATATCTGATTACGCTGATATTAAAACCTTAAGCGAGGAAGAAGCGTTAGAAAAAGGACTACTTGAATATATAGGTGAAGATATAGATAAAACTTATATAGATGCAGTTAAAGCTTTAACAATAAGAAAAGAGTTAGTTAATTCGAATGCTAAAGATTTAAAGATAATATATACTCCGATTCATGGGTCAGGCAATATTCCTGTGAGAAGAGTTTTGAATGAGTTAGGTTATGAGAATTTACATGTAGTAAAAGAACAAGAAAAACCAGATGGAAACTTCCCGACTGCATCATATCCTAATCCTGAAGAACCAGCTGTATTTAAGTTAGCTTTAGAACTAGCAAAAGAAGTTCAACCAGATATAATCTTTGGAACAGATCCAGACTGTGATAGAATTGGAGTTGTTGTTAAGGATAATGAAGGTGAGTATAAGGTTTTAACAGGAAATCAAACTGGAATGCTTTTAACTCATTATGTACTAGATGCGCTTAAAGACACAAATAGTTTACCTAGCAATGGTGCAGTAATTAAGACGATTGTAACAACTGAAGCAGTAAGAAAGATGGCTGCTCACTATAATGTTACGTTAATAGATGTATTAACAGGATTTAAATACATTGGAGAAAAGATTAGAGAGTTTGAAGAAACAGGAAGTCATAAATATCTTTTTGGTTTTGAAGAAAGCTATGGATACCTAGCAGGAGAATTTGTAAGAGATAAAGATGCTGTTATCGCATCTATGTTAATTGCAGAAATGACTCTTTATTATAAATCAAAAGGTAAGACATTATACGATGGCTTAATCGAGATTTATAATGAATATGGGTTCTATAAAGAAAACCTAGTTTCTCTAGAATTAAAAGGAAAAGAAGGTCAAGAAAAGATAGCAAGTTGCATAGATAATATGAGAAATAATCCAGTATCTAATGTAAATGGAGTTAAGATAGTTAAGAGATTCGATTATAAGAAGAGTGAAGAAGTAGATGTTGTAAGTAATTCTGTAAATTCTATAGATTTGCCTAAATCTAATGTTCTTAAGTATATATTAGAAGATGATTCTTGGTTTGTAGTTAGGCCTTCTGGTACTGAACCAAAGATGAAGGTATACTTATCCATTGTTGGCAGCAGCTTAGTAGATGCAGAAAATAAGATAAAGAAGTATACTGAAGAAGTGATGAAAATTATAAACGAAAAATTAAGTTAA
- a CDS encoding 50S ribosomal protein L25, translated as MENIKLNSRSNKIGKTANKVRRAGKVPGVVYGKGMQNFMFEIGELELNQIIFEHGEHGVIDIDLEQQKKKVLIKELQRDPVTHKIIHLDLESIDKDQKIITTVPVHFKGEGVINSYGAIIQKEKSAVKVSCTPDKLPKFLELDVSQSTIGSTYKVCDLEVGAEISIVDDLNTVLGSVSYEQKVVEAVEPEEKKG; from the coding sequence GTGGAAAATATTAAATTGAACAGTAGAAGTAACAAAATAGGTAAAACAGCTAATAAGGTAAGAAGAGCAGGAAAGGTTCCAGGCGTTGTATATGGAAAAGGAATGCAGAACTTTATGTTCGAAATAGGTGAATTAGAATTAAATCAAATTATATTTGAACATGGCGAGCATGGTGTAATTGATATCGACTTAGAACAACAAAAAAAGAAAGTACTAATTAAAGAACTTCAAAGAGATCCTGTTACACATAAAATAATTCACTTAGATTTAGAGTCTATAGATAAAGACCAAAAGATTATTACAACTGTACCAGTTCACTTTAAAGGAGAGGGAGTAATAAATTCTTACGGAGCTATAATTCAAAAAGAAAAGTCAGCAGTAAAGGTAAGCTGTACTCCAGATAAGTTGCCTAAATTTTTAGAGCTAGATGTTTCTCAATCTACTATAGGAAGCACTTATAAGGTATGTGATTTGGAAGTAGGAGCAGAAATATCAATAGTTGATGACTTAAATACTGTCCTTGGTTCTGTGAGCTACGAGCAAAAGGTAGTAGAGGCTGTGGAGCCAGAAGAGAAAAAAGGATAA
- a CDS encoding aminotransferase class I/II-fold pyridoxal phosphate-dependent enzyme, which yields MYRFDQNETPLFDALMEYVDRDTIPFHVPGHKKGVGIDEEFKNFIGENPFKIDVTVFKLVDSLHHPTGPIKKAQELAADAYGSDASFFSIHGTSGAIQAMIMSVVSQGDKIIVPRNVHKSITAGIILSGAVPVFMQPELDKKLGIAHGVTPATVKRVLEENKDAKAVLIINPTYYGVATAIKEIADIVHSYDIPLIVDEAHGPHLKFNEKLPMSAMEAGADICAQSTHKIIGALTQCSLLQVKSNYIDPARVQQVLNLLQTTSPSYILMASLDCARRQIALNGEELLDKTIDLANYARTEINKINGFYCFGEEILGRPGVVALDPTKITITCRDLGITGYELDMILSNKYHIQMELSDLYSVLAVGSFGDTKESIDKLLHALREISDEYSSKGKVRPDFLDIPSIPESVLIPRDAFNSQKESILLRDSIGKVSGEFLLAYPPGIPLLCPGEIITEEIIKYVEELKEVGLYVQGTEDSKVEYIKVVSK from the coding sequence GTGTACAGATTTGACCAAAATGAAACTCCTTTGTTTGATGCCCTAATGGAATATGTAGATAGAGATACAATTCCATTTCACGTTCCTGGTCATAAGAAAGGCGTAGGAATAGATGAGGAATTCAAAAACTTTATAGGTGAAAACCCATTTAAGATAGACGTAACGGTGTTTAAATTAGTTGATAGTCTACATCATCCCACAGGACCAATAAAAAAAGCACAAGAGCTAGCTGCTGATGCATATGGTTCAGATGCTTCGTTTTTCTCAATCCACGGAACCTCAGGTGCAATTCAAGCCATGATTATGTCTGTGGTAAGTCAAGGAGACAAGATAATTGTCCCTAGAAATGTCCACAAATCAATTACAGCTGGAATAATACTTAGCGGAGCAGTTCCTGTGTTTATGCAACCAGAGCTTGATAAAAAATTAGGTATAGCTCATGGTGTTACCCCTGCAACAGTAAAAAGAGTTTTAGAAGAAAATAAAGATGCTAAGGCTGTATTAATAATAAACCCAACGTACTATGGTGTTGCAACCGCAATCAAGGAAATTGCTGATATTGTTCACAGTTATGATATTCCTTTAATAGTAGATGAAGCTCATGGTCCTCATCTAAAGTTTAATGAAAAACTCCCTATGTCTGCAATGGAAGCAGGTGCTGATATCTGTGCACAAAGCACTCATAAAATAATTGGAGCGTTGACTCAGTGTTCTTTACTTCAAGTTAAAAGCAATTATATTGACCCTGCAAGAGTTCAGCAAGTTCTGAACTTACTTCAAACAACTTCACCATCTTACATTTTGATGGCAAGTTTAGATTGTGCTAGAAGGCAAATTGCTTTAAATGGAGAAGAACTTTTAGATAAAACTATAGATTTAGCTAATTATGCTCGAACTGAAATAAATAAGATTAATGGTTTCTACTGTTTTGGCGAAGAAATACTAGGAAGACCTGGAGTTGTAGCTTTAGATCCAACTAAGATTACTATAACTTGTAGAGACTTAGGAATTACAGGATATGAATTAGATATGATATTATCAAACAAATATCATATACAAATGGAACTTTCTGATTTATATAGCGTACTTGCTGTAGGTTCTTTTGGAGATACAAAAGAAAGTATAGATAAGTTATTACACGCACTTAGAGAGATATCTGATGAATATTCTTCTAAAGGAAAAGTAAGACCTGACTTTTTAGATATACCATCTATTCCTGAGAGTGTTCTTATTCCAAGAGATGCTTTTAATAGCCAAAAAGAATCAATACTTCTTAGAGATAGCATCGGAAAAGTAAGTGGCGAATTCTTGCTTGCATATCCACCTGGTATTCCACTTCTTTGCCCTGGTGAGATAATAACAGAAGAAATTATAAAATATGTTGAAGAACTAAAAGAGGTTGGTCTTTACGTACAAGGTACTGAAGACTCAAAGGTTGAATATATTAAAGTAGTTTCAAAATAA
- a CDS encoding DUF523 domain-containing protein → MIIISACLCGCNCKYNGGNNYNEKIKKIYDEGEAILVCPEEMGGLSTPREPVEIQGGSGIDVLEGRAKVLSANGTDATENFIKGANKVLDIAVKNNVKKAILKAKSPSCGAGKIYDGTFSGRIVEGNGVTAELLKLNGIEVFSEED, encoded by the coding sequence ATGATTATAATAAGTGCATGTTTATGCGGATGTAATTGTAAGTATAATGGTGGGAATAACTATAATGAAAAGATAAAGAAAATTTATGATGAGGGTGAAGCTATCCTGGTTTGCCCTGAAGAGATGGGCGGACTTAGCACGCCTAGAGAACCAGTAGAAATACAAGGTGGAAGCGGAATTGATGTCTTAGAAGGCAGAGCTAAAGTATTATCAGCTAATGGAACAGATGCTACTGAGAATTTTATTAAAGGTGCTAATAAAGTACTGGACATAGCTGTTAAAAACAATGTTAAGAAAGCAATTTTAAAAGCTAAAAGTCCCTCATGTGGGGCTGGAAAGATATATGATGGTACATTTTCTGGTAGGATTGTTGAAGGTAACGGTGTTACGGCAGAGCTTTTAAAACTAAACGGGATAGAAGTATTTAGTGAAGAAGATTAA
- a CDS encoding endonuclease MutS2, with translation MNEKALRILEFSKVKEEIKRYALTGASKDTIDELTPYENIHEVKEHLQETKEALTLLQKKGTPPFEGLYDVREAVTRAGKGGTLNPGQLLRIGNMVRCARRFIDFIKRKDEEESYNILEDICAGLTPIRKLEDTIFNAIIGEEEISDKASQTLNNIRRSLKEKNSSVRDKVNSILRENSKFLQDNLYTMRGDRYVIPVKAEHKGAVPGLIHDQSSTGATLFIEPMSLVKINNEIKELMLKEKAEIERILQELSGFVYDEIIAVRNNANILNELDFIFAKAKYASAIDGICPAVNDNGIVDLVQAKHPLIDPKRVVSSDIYLGREFTSLVVTGPNTGGKTVTLKTVGLLHIMAMSGVLIPARENSTVSFFREIYADIGDEQSIEQSLSTFSSHMTNIVSIMEEADNESLVLFDELGAGTDPTEGAALAVAILETLRHRNCKIVATTHYSELKGYALRTIGVENASVEFDVETLRPTYKLLIGIPGKSNAFEISRRLGLSDDVIEKSKELISSESLQFEDLIQSLQEKSMKAERDAREAEMLKLDARKLREKYEVKLENLEKTRENAFGEARREAKQILREAKEEADQILKNMRELERLGFDSDARRKLEEQRSKLRDKLNKTESVIDKAEKDNGETIEVVKPGMEAFLPSLNQKVIILTMPDSKGDVQVEAGIMKVNVKLKDLRKSKETKEVKKKVKREVNLNTKSVSSSVDLRGLDAEEACYNADKYLDEAYMAGLGEVSLIHGKGTGILRKSINDMLKSHPHVKSYRLGEYGEGGTGVTVVQLK, from the coding sequence ATGAATGAAAAGGCATTAAGAATTCTAGAATTCAGTAAAGTAAAAGAAGAGATAAAAAGATATGCACTTACAGGTGCTTCAAAGGATACTATAGATGAGCTGACTCCATATGAAAATATACATGAAGTAAAGGAGCATCTTCAAGAAACCAAAGAAGCTTTAACACTGCTTCAAAAGAAGGGAACACCACCTTTTGAAGGTTTATACGATGTAAGAGAAGCTGTTACAAGGGCTGGAAAAGGTGGTACATTGAATCCAGGGCAACTACTCAGAATAGGTAATATGGTGAGATGTGCTAGAAGATTTATAGATTTCATAAAAAGAAAAGATGAAGAGGAATCTTATAATATATTAGAAGATATATGTGCAGGCTTAACACCTATAAGGAAGTTAGAGGATACTATCTTCAATGCAATAATAGGTGAAGAAGAAATATCTGATAAAGCTAGTCAAACTCTTAATAATATAAGAAGATCTCTTAAAGAAAAAAATTCTTCGGTTAGGGATAAAGTTAACTCTATCTTAAGAGAAAACTCGAAGTTTTTACAGGATAACCTTTATACCATGAGAGGTGATAGATATGTTATCCCAGTAAAGGCAGAGCATAAAGGTGCAGTGCCAGGACTTATTCATGATCAAAGTTCAACAGGAGCAACACTTTTTATAGAACCTATGAGCTTGGTTAAGATAAACAATGAAATCAAAGAGCTTATGTTGAAAGAAAAAGCTGAGATCGAAAGAATACTTCAAGAGTTGTCAGGCTTTGTATATGATGAAATTATAGCAGTTAGAAATAATGCTAATATTTTAAATGAATTAGATTTTATATTTGCAAAGGCTAAATATGCAAGTGCTATTGATGGAATATGTCCTGCGGTTAATGACAATGGAATTGTTGACTTAGTTCAAGCTAAACATCCGCTTATAGATCCTAAAAGGGTTGTATCTTCAGATATATACTTAGGAAGAGAATTTACAAGTCTTGTAGTAACAGGTCCAAATACTGGTGGTAAGACCGTAACTTTAAAGACCGTTGGGCTACTTCATATAATGGCTATGAGTGGAGTTTTAATACCTGCTAGAGAAAACTCTACGGTGAGTTTCTTTAGAGAAATATATGCTGATATAGGTGATGAACAAAGTATTGAACAAAGTTTATCTACTTTTTCTTCTCATATGACTAACATAGTATCAATAATGGAAGAAGCAGATAATGAATCGCTTGTTTTATTTGATGAATTAGGTGCAGGTACAGATCCTACTGAAGGTGCTGCGCTTGCAGTAGCTATACTTGAGACACTTAGACATAGAAACTGTAAGATAGTTGCTACAACTCATTATAGTGAGTTGAAAGGCTATGCATTAAGAACCATAGGCGTTGAAAATGCATCGGTAGAATTTGATGTGGAAACCTTAAGACCAACCTATAAGCTTTTAATAGGTATACCTGGTAAATCAAATGCTTTTGAAATATCAAGAAGATTAGGATTAAGCGATGATGTAATAGAGAAATCAAAAGAACTGATTTCTAGTGAGTCGCTTCAATTTGAGGATTTAATACAAAGCCTTCAAGAAAAGAGTATGAAAGCGGAGAGAGATGCAAGAGAAGCTGAAATGCTGAAACTTGATGCTAGAAAACTCAGAGAAAAATATGAAGTTAAACTAGAAAATTTAGAAAAAACTAGAGAAAATGCATTTGGAGAGGCAAGAAGAGAAGCTAAACAGATTCTTAGAGAAGCTAAAGAAGAAGCAGATCAAATTCTTAAGAATATGAGAGAGCTTGAGAGGTTAGGCTTTGACTCTGATGCAAGAAGAAAACTAGAAGAGCAGAGGAGTAAGCTGAGAGATAAGCTTAACAAAACTGAAAGTGTTATAGATAAAGCTGAAAAGGATAATGGCGAGACAATTGAAGTAGTTAAGCCTGGAATGGAAGCATTCTTACCTTCCTTAAATCAGAAAGTAATTATTCTAACAATGCCAGATTCAAAAGGTGATGTTCAAGTTGAAGCTGGTATAATGAAAGTAAATGTTAAGCTAAAAGATCTAAGAAAATCTAAAGAAACTAAGGAAGTTAAGAAAAAAGTAAAACGTGAGGTTAATCTCAATACTAAGTCAGTATCTAGTTCTGTGGATTTAAGAGGTCTTGATGCAGAAGAAGCTTGTTATAATGCTGATAAGTACTTGGATGAAGCATATATGGCTGGTCTTGGAGAAGTGTCTTTGATTCATGGAAAGGGAACCGGAATTCTTAGAAAAAGTATAAATGACATGCTAAAGAGCCATCCTCATGTTAAGTCTTATAGACTAGGTGAATATGGGGAAGGTGGAACTGGAGTTACTGTAGTTCAATTAAAGTAA
- a CDS encoding U32 family peptidase, whose amino-acid sequence MNKIELLAPAGSKESLYAAINKGADAVYLGGSKFSARAYASNFNDEQLEEVLDYAHMYGVKVYITINTLIKENEFEEALNYIDFLYRIGVDGLIIQDLGIFNETKKRYTQIELHGSTQMTVHNGDGALFFKDSGFKRIVLSRELSLKEIEYISKDLNIETEIFVHGALCVCYSGQCLMSSMIGGRSGNRGRCAQSCRLPYNIIRIGDNAKKEGYLLSPKDMCTIEDVEEIVSTGTASLKIEGRMKRPEYVAGVVEAYRNAVDSAMKKNKEFNVKASKDTLMQLFNREGFSKAYLYKNEGKDMMAFKNPKNTGVYIGSVNSKGEVILEKSVSVGDGISCGKDGFTISKIISGKNSLENSDKGMSVKLLPARYKNNDKLYKTLDVELMEKYKTSYLNPYENKIEMKASMIFKVGEPMCITLTYNDKNYEVKGEVVQAALKKPLSKDKVEENIMKSGETPYKISSIQFLSFEEGFVPVSSINALRREIIEAIEANEIKKYKREVSDLDYDTSKDNKRNTREFNGVLYTVRTKQQLRAVIENNCENYAVDIFGKSLNSLLEEDIKNIDLSKVYLKVPNIIKNEYQYVCSVIDKYIGSIKGIVTANTGIIYRYNSKTSIIGDYKLNIFNSKAAEFYEKSIDVLPISVELNRSEIISLTRGKKSSYQALIYGRVEMMVSEYCPIGSTFGQKSSNNNCNQSCVKDDFILEDRMKEKFVMTTDRFCRSHIYNSVPLNLIDEIERMEQVGISSFRVDFIDEDYNEVSRIIRVIGKEEVDNKNISYTKGHYKRGVE is encoded by the coding sequence ATGAATAAAATAGAGCTTTTGGCGCCAGCGGGAAGTAAAGAAAGTTTATATGCAGCAATAAATAAAGGTGCAGATGCTGTTTACCTTGGTGGAAGTAAATTTTCTGCAAGAGCATATGCTTCGAATTTCAATGATGAACAATTGGAAGAAGTGTTGGATTATGCTCATATGTATGGTGTTAAAGTTTATATAACTATAAATACATTAATAAAAGAGAATGAGTTTGAAGAAGCTTTGAATTATATAGATTTTCTATACAGAATTGGTGTAGATGGTCTTATTATACAAGATTTGGGAATATTCAATGAAACTAAAAAAAGGTATACACAAATTGAACTTCATGGGTCTACACAAATGACTGTACATAATGGTGATGGAGCTTTATTCTTTAAAGATAGTGGTTTTAAGAGAATAGTGCTATCAAGAGAATTGTCTTTAAAAGAAATTGAATATATATCCAAAGATCTTAATATAGAAACAGAGATTTTTGTTCATGGTGCGTTATGTGTATGTTATTCAGGGCAATGTCTTATGAGCAGTATGATAGGTGGAAGAAGTGGAAACAGAGGTAGATGCGCTCAATCTTGTAGACTTCCTTACAATATTATAAGGATAGGAGATAATGCAAAGAAAGAAGGGTATTTGCTAAGCCCAAAAGACATGTGTACAATAGAAGATGTGGAAGAGATTGTAAGTACTGGAACTGCATCTTTAAAGATTGAAGGAAGAATGAAAAGACCTGAATACGTGGCTGGAGTAGTAGAAGCTTATAGAAATGCAGTAGACAGTGCGATGAAAAAGAATAAGGAATTTAATGTAAAAGCTTCAAAGGATACGCTTATGCAATTGTTTAATAGAGAGGGATTCTCTAAGGCGTATCTATATAAAAATGAAGGAAAAGACATGATGGCTTTTAAAAATCCTAAAAATACTGGTGTATATATAGGATCTGTAAATAGTAAAGGTGAAGTGATTTTAGAGAAAAGTGTTTCAGTTGGAGATGGAATAAGCTGCGGTAAAGACGGATTTACTATAAGCAAGATAATTTCTGGGAAAAATAGCTTAGAAAATTCTGATAAAGGTATGAGTGTGAAGCTATTGCCAGCAAGATATAAGAACAATGATAAGTTGTATAAAACTTTAGATGTGGAACTAATGGAGAAGTATAAAACATCTTACTTAAATCCTTATGAAAATAAGATTGAAATGAAAGCTTCAATGATTTTTAAAGTTGGAGAGCCTATGTGTATTACTTTAACTTATAATGATAAAAACTATGAGGTAAAGGGTGAAGTGGTTCAAGCGGCTCTTAAAAAACCGCTATCTAAAGATAAGGTTGAAGAAAATATAATGAAATCTGGGGAAACTCCATATAAGATAAGTTCTATACAATTCCTAAGTTTTGAAGAGGGATTTGTACCGGTATCATCTATAAATGCTTTAAGAAGAGAGATAATTGAAGCTATCGAAGCAAATGAAATAAAGAAATATAAAAGAGAAGTTAGTGATTTGGATTATGACACATCAAAAGATAACAAGAGGAATACTAGAGAATTTAACGGAGTTTTATATACTGTTAGAACTAAACAACAGTTAAGAGCTGTTATTGAAAACAACTGTGAGAATTATGCAGTGGATATTTTTGGAAAGAGTTTAAATTCCTTATTAGAAGAGGATATAAAAAATATAGATTTATCAAAAGTATATCTAAAAGTTCCGAATATAATAAAAAATGAGTATCAATATGTTTGTTCAGTTATTGATAAATATATTGGAAGTATTAAAGGAATTGTAACTGCTAATACAGGAATTATATATAGATACAATAGTAAAACTAGTATAATTGGAGACTATAAACTTAATATATTTAACAGTAAAGCTGCAGAGTTTTATGAAAAGTCTATAGATGTGTTGCCAATCAGTGTTGAGCTTAATAGAAGTGAAATTATTTCTTTAACGAGAGGAAAAAAATCTTCATATCAAGCTTTGATTTACGGAAGAGTTGAAATGATGGTTAGTGAGTATTGCCCTATAGGAAGTACTTTTGGACAGAAAAGTTCTAATAATAATTGTAATCAAAGCTGTGTAAAAGATGATTTTATCTTAGAAGATAGAATGAAGGAAAAGTTTGTGATGACTACTGATAGGTTCTGTAGATCGCATATATATAATAGTGTTCCTTTAAATCTTATAGATGAGATTGAAAGAATGGAACAAGTTGGCATAAGTAGCTTTAGAGTGGATTTTATCGATGAAGATTATAATGAAGTTAGTCGTATTATAAGGGTGATAGGAAAAGAAGAAGTGGACAATAAAAATATTAGTTATACAAAGGGACATTATAAAAGAGGAGTAGAATAA
- the zapA gene encoding cell division protein ZapA, with the protein MGSVTVRINGIDYNLKGKDDEEYLNYIANYVDEKVKEILSKNNKLSSVAATVLAAINISDELFKVNNDYNDLLGNFESLQKENDELKQCLEDVERKKDEEKEEYTSMMQAIEDLKLEKISLEEKNSSLVEVLNSKNDELEELKNVELKEDQQDLSVQIAELEAAAKKLLEENNSLKLVNREIKFELQSSKYKVMDLEKKYLDSQINLATEIKKREPYLKIKDNK; encoded by the coding sequence ATGGGCTCCGTAACTGTAAGAATAAATGGAATTGATTATAATCTAAAGGGAAAAGATGATGAAGAGTACTTAAATTATATAGCTAATTATGTTGATGAAAAGGTAAAAGAAATACTAAGTAAGAATAATAAACTTAGTTCTGTTGCGGCTACTGTTCTTGCAGCTATAAATATATCAGATGAACTTTTTAAAGTTAATAATGATTATAATGATCTTTTAGGAAACTTTGAAAGTCTTCAAAAAGAAAATGATGAGCTTAAGCAATGCTTAGAAGATGTAGAACGGAAAAAAGATGAAGAAAAAGAAGAGTATACATCTATGATGCAAGCTATAGAAGATTTAAAACTAGAGAAAATTTCTTTAGAAGAAAAAAATTCATCATTAGTAGAGGTTTTAAATTCTAAAAATGATGAATTAGAAGAATTAAAAAATGTAGAATTAAAAGAAGATCAGCAAGATTTAAGTGTGCAAATAGCTGAGCTTGAAGCAGCTGCAAAGAAACTTTTAGAAGAAAATAATTCATTGAAGTTAGTAAATAGAGAAATAAAATTTGAGCTTCAAAGTTCTAAATATAAAGTTATGGACTTGGAAAAGAAGTATTTGGATAGTCAAATAAATTTAGCAACTGAGATAAAGAAAAGGGAGCCTTATTTAAAGATAAAGGATAATAAATAG